In the Trichocoleus desertorum ATA4-8-CV12 genome, AAAGATGCAAATTCTTGGCAGAACTGCGTCTCGCTGAATAATAGTTAAATTTCTGTGCTCAACTCTGCTGTGATATGAACAACAGATGTGCAAGAAGTTAATTCAGCACAAATAATGCTGCTCCCATCTACTTTTATCTATGAGCGACAGCCTAGACCGCGACTACCTGTTGAGGAGCCTGTTGAATACTAAACTTTGATGATTAGAAGTCGTTGTGCATCTTTTAGTAGTATATCTAACCAAAATTGGGGTCGCACCCGTATCCTTGGGTAGAAATTTTAGATGTCTCAGGATAACTGTAAGGACGAATAGCCATCATTGATTTATTGAGTAGGCTGTTAAGTGACTTATTGAGGTTGAGCGATCGAGAAACCCCGACGGTTAACTTTGGTCTCTGCGACTCCAACTGGAAAACGGACCCGTAGCTCTAAAGGCCCATGCCAATAAAACCGACTATCCGCCGCCCAACACGCCACCCCGTCTCTCATCGCCTCATCTTGTAGCGATCGCCAGCTTTGCAGTTGGCCCTTCTTAGCTTCCTAATTCTGGATAGCCCCCTAGCCCCCCAAATTCAGGGTGATTTCATACAAGAAAAGAAATTCGAACCAGGCCCCCCTAGCCCCCCAAATATTCAAGCTTTTTCTTTTGCTACATGAAACCACCCTGCCTAGCCCCCAAATTTGGGGGAACTGGAATTGAAAATTTAGGGTAAATGCGTGAGTTCTAAACCCTTCTGGAGGGGGTCTGGGGGACGCAGCCGTCCCTCAGCGGGGGTTTGGGGACAAGTGCCCTCAAGGGCTCGGCTCCCCAATATCGAAACACCAAAAAACTAAGCCTGCAAAATCGTCTTAGAAACAATCCGAGTCTTCTTGCGATCCGCCTCCGACAACTCCTCCCCCGACTGCAATCGCGTCGCACTCGTCTGCAAAATTGTCGCCGCCCCCTGATCCCCCATTTGTAGCGCCGTTTTCGCCGCCGTTTGCAACATTGTTGCCGCCCCCGCGCGATCGCCCTGTTGCAGCTTCGCTTCCGCAATCTGAGTTTGCCGATACTTCGCCAACGCCAAAATGTGGTGCTGCACTTCCGTATCGATCGCAGGCTGGAATACACTCAGCGCCGCCGCTTCCACTGGAACCATTTCCGAAATCAGCCCCTCTTGACCTTGCATTGGGTCGTCATAGCGCACCTGCACTCGCGCGATCGCATGTTGGCCCTCAGGCAACGCCCCTACATACAAATTCGCCAAAATGACTCGTGGCACATCCGTCATCAAATCGCCCAAGCGCACCGTACACCAACCCCCCTCCTGCTGCACAGGCAACTCCACCGTATCCGGAGCCACCTGCGCGATCGGCTTCAAATCTGCCAACCGCACATTTGGCTCCAGGGACAATTGCAAGTAAGCGTTAGTTAACCCCACCGCCTGTGCCCGACTAAACAAGCGACCAAAGACCTCCACCGCTTCGTCGGAATGCTGGATATAAGACAAACTACCCCCGGCGGCATCGGCAATTTTTTCCAGAATGTCTTGGTTCCAGTGATCCCCAAAGCCCAAGCTATTGAACGTCAGATTGTAGCTAGTCGCCAACTCCGCCAACTTAAGGCAGCGCTGGTTGTCCCCATGCTCGTTTTCGCCATCAGTCAAGACAAAAGCTTGAGAAACCGTGTCTTTTTTGCCCTTGGCTAACTCCTCAGTCCCCAAGCGCATGCCTTCATCGATCGCGGTGCCACCGCCAGCCTTCAGTTGAGCAATTTTGCTCTTAATGCCCACCGGATCGTCAATCACCTGATTTGGCACTAGCACCTTGGCCTTGTGATCAAACACAACCACCGAAATGCGATCGCCCGGAGACAATTGGTCAATCAACTGCTGCGCCGCCTGCTTCACCGTTTCTAACGGTCGCCCATTCATCGAGCCGCTGTGATCCAAGATCAAGCACAAATTTAGGGGTACTGTGCGATCGCTAGCCTCCGGAATCGCTGACACCGAAATTGCAAGTTGCCGTTGGCTACTCGATTGCGTCGCATCTAAGTGGCGATCGTTGAGGGTCGGTTGCAGATTGACTTTCATAACCAAGGCTCCTGGGCAGGCAAATAGAGGAGGGTACTACTAACCTCACCATCCATAACAGACGCTACGGAATCAGGAGGCGATTCCTCCGACAAATCGAGCTAAAACCGCGCCATTTCGGCTCGAAAAGCAGCAGTCCGGCGTTGAAAGTCAAGGGCGCGCTACTATTGTTAAAAATAGCGCCATTATTACAGGCAAAGACACGCACAGGCTATGAACTTACCGATCCAAGCCGTTCAATCTCCCTACTATGGAGATGCGTTCTCTCGGACCCCCCCTCCAGATTTACCTTCCTTGTTGCTCAAGGAGCGGATCGTTTATCTAGGGATGCCGCTAGTTCCCGCCGTAACTGAGCTGATCATTGCGGAATTGTTGTACTTACAGTACGAAGACCCAGAAAAACCAATCAAAATCTATATCAACTCCACTGGGACTTCTAGCTACAATGGCGAACCCATCGGCTTTGAAACAGAAGCTTTCGCCATCTGCGACACCATGAAGTACATCAAGCCCCCCATTCACACCATTTGCCTAGGCTCAGCGATGGGGATGGCGGCCATGCTTTTGTCAGCAGGTACCAAAGGTTGCCGAGCTAGCTTACCCAATGCCACCATTGTGTTGCATCAACCCAAGAGCTATGCTCGCGGCCAAGCCACCGATATTCAAATTCGGGCGCAAGAGGTGCTAGCTAACAAAAGAACGATGGTCGATATTCTGTCTGAGAATACGGGCCAATCGCACGAAAAAATCACCAAAGACATGGATCGGATCTTCTATATCACTCCTCAAGAAGCTGTCCCCTACGGCCTGATTGATCGAGTCTTAGAAAAAGAAGACCTTGCACATCCCCCTCTGCCCGCAGGAGTGATCTAAGGAGTTAGGAGAGAGGAGTGGGGTGTTAAGACCTTATTGACCCCTCATCTGCTCATCCGCTCGCCTGCTCACTTGCTCACCCCTCACTTGCCCACCCCTCACCTCATTGATTGACGGAGCATATTATGCCTATTGGCGTTCCTAAGGTTCCCTACCGGATGCCGGGGGAACAATTTACCCAGTGGATCGACATCTACAACCGCCTTTACCGGGAACGAATTATCTTCTTGGGGCGAGACGTGGATGATGAGATTGCCAACCAGATCATTGCGGTGATGCTGTACCTGGATTCAGAAGATCCTGGCAAAGATATTTACCTCTACATCAACTCTCCCGGCGGTATGGTCACCTCTGGCATGGCGATTTACGACACCATGCAGCACATTAAATCCGACGTGGTGACCATTTGTGTTGGCTTGGCTGCCTCTATGGGTTCCTTCTTGCTAGCCGCTGGGACGAAAGGGAAGCGCTTAGCCCTACCCCACTCGCGGATTATGATTCACCAGCCTTCTGGTGGCACCCGTGGTCAGGCTACCGACATTGAGATTGAAGCGCGAGAAATCTTGCGGATTCGTCGTCAACTCAACCAAATTTACGCTGACAAGACGGGCCAAACGCTACAGAAGATCGAGAAAGACATGGATCGAGACTTCTTTATGTCAGCCGAAGAAGCCAAAGAATACGGCTTGGTCGATCGCGTTTTAGACGATCGCGCCTCTTAACTACCCAGTAGGAGTCAAGCATCCATGAAGCCTGGATGGATTTCTTGATTCTTGCTCAGATGTCAATCTATCTTTAGTAGTGGCAGAATCTAATAATTCTGCCATTTTTTCATTTCGATGAATCTTGCAGATTGCTACCGCCTTTTAGGGCTGCGCTCAGGTGCTGCCTTTTCCGAGATCAAAGCTTCCTACCGCCGATTAGCGCGGCAGTATCATCCTGATGTCAATCCGGGGGATCAACGCGCTAAAGAAAAGTTTATTGAGCTGACAGCAGCTTATAAACTCCTCTTGAGCAATGTGAAAACGTCGGAAGGGCAAGCTAGCCAAAGCCAAGGGACAGCTAGCAATTCAGCCGCCGCAGCTTCTCCGGTCGCGAAGTCTCCACCTCCCACACCTAAGGTCACAGTCAAGCAGACCAAATCGGAAACCCAAGTTAAGGTAACCAAGAAGCAACCCGGAGTTGAGTTTAGTCCTCAGCTTTCGGCAGTGGAGCGTCAACTCAAGCAAGCGGTTTACGAACAACTCCAGCAGTTGTTGAGGGATCAGCGCTTTCCCAAAGCTGTCACGATTGTAGAAGGGTTAGCCCAACGCATCCCTCAAGATCCAGAAGTGCGGCAATGGCAGGCGATCGTCTATCAACGCCTGGGTCGGCACTTGGTCAGCCAAAAGCAGTTTGATAAAGCGCGAATCTATCTGAAAAAAGCCCTCCGCACCGATCCCCACAACCGATCGCTCTGGGCTGAAGTAGAACGCGATTTCCGGCGCATTGAGCAAATTCTTTGAAAAGCTGGCTATTCCTGCTCCGCTGAAGGTAAAAGCTCTGGGGGTGCAATCAAACCAAAAGCCCGATTTAGAGTTCCTGCTCGGTTGACCATTTGCTCTAATTCGTCTGGTTCATAACGCCCCTCGGCAACTTCTAAAGAAGCTTCATCAATGGCTGTGGGGTAAGCCTCCTCTAGAGCCATCCGCAGTTCTTCTAGCGTTAAGTAATAGCCACCTGCTTTACGGCGTTTGTTTTTGGTTTGGATTTCGCGAACACAATTGCGAATTGAAATTTCCCAAGAGCGAGCCGTGCGATTTTCTGCTTGTTGTTTAATCAAATGCAGCAATAACACGACTGCAAATCGCCGAATATTATTAATCTTGTCGTCGCGGCTCATTTCTTCGAGTTCTTCAACCACCGCTAAAGCGCCTGAAATATCTCCATTGAGCAATAAACTTTTAAGCGTAAAAAGTTCTTCCATAACTAGCTGCTCAAGCTCGTAGGTTAATTGTGAGCTGTACTGTCTGAACTTGCAAACGCCTGCCGCACCCGTTCAACCTGTCTTGGTGCTTCCATTTCCTCAAATAACTGAATAGCCTTATCTCGATACTCTGCCCCTTTCTCAACCTCACCCAGCGCCTGATAAGCCAAGCCTATCTGGAAATAGACTTCAGTTAAATCAGACTTGGCTCCGATTTCTCTAAAAATCTGCTCTGCTTTAACAAACCTTTTAATAGCCCGGACTAGTTGATTCCGCTGAAGGCTTATCTCTCCTACAGCACTGAAGAAGAGACCCATAGCTAAAGGATAGGAGTATGTCCTAGCTGTTTTATATAAAAACAAACAAGTCTCTTTGCTCTCATCTAAGAATTGATGTGTACACAGAGAGCGTGCAAAATAATAGTTGCCATATAGCTCCCACCAAGAGCCAGACTGTGTTTGCATCCACTCTCTCTGTGAACTGGCCAACTTCAAATAGAATAGGGATTTTTTGGAATTTTTAGAAAGCCAGTATATAAAAGATAAACATGAATATGCAGAAACTAATATTTTTCTACCTATTCTTTGAAGGGGTAATATATTTTTTTCCAATGCTTCTGTTTCTAAGTCTTGATGAGAGGCTAAAATTCGCTTGAACAATTCTATTGAGCTTTGAATTTCTCCCGTTTTCAAATTAAGTAGTCCCAATGCTGCCAAGCAATCATAAAAATGAATTTTATCTTTCAGAATAAGGCCTATTTTAATTGCTTCTTGATAGCAGAGAGCTGCTTCTTTTGATTCACCACTGATGGAATGAAGATCAGCCAAAAATCCCGAAATATGTTGTCTTTCTGAATTGGATATATTTGATTGCTGCGACAAAAATCGTAAAATTTCTAGGCACTTGGAATACATTCCGAATCCACGCAATCTTCCTATTAAGGAGTATCTTTCCCCTTCTGATAAAATCAGCTTGGAAGCACTGTTATAATCCTCAATGTTTATGTAATGATAGTAGGCTTCGGCTTGCTTCAGTCCATCCTCTGGCTTGATAATATTTTTGGTTGATTTTTCCCAGTATTCTGCTATTTTCTTGTTAGCAATTTTCCAGGCATTACTTGTGTGGATTCGCTTAATAGCCTCTGATTTAATAACTGGATGCAAACAGTAACCAGAGTATTTTGATTCTATTAATGCACGATCCTGTAAAGATTTAACGACTCGTCTTCGCTGTGTTTTTGATACATCTGACATTAAGCAAAATATCCCATTCAATGGAACTACTGGTACATCTTGGTAACGAAAACATCCTAAGCGACAAAGTAATTGATAAGCATCTGGATCAATTATTTGTAAACGATCGAACTGTTCAGAGACTAGGTTTTCTAGCGTTGGATTAAGCAGTAAATCAGCTTGGTTTTCTTGCCAAAAGATTTCTAAATCACTACTGAAGTCAATTTGAACAGCGCGACTGAGGATTTGCATTGCCTTAGCGTTACCGCCATAAGCAAAATGCATTTCTTTTAGAGTACGAAAGTTGGCTTGAATTCCATGACCTTTAAAGAACTCCTGCCAAGATACTTCGTCAAGTCCTTCGAGACGGTAGTCTCTAACTTCTATAGATGGATCATACAAACGCTCTCGGCTGGTGATAAGAGTGAGCGATCGCGCTCCTCGATCACTCAAGACTCGCAGTAGCTCGACGTAAGCCCGCCGGCTTTCAATAAAGCGGCCATTTTTATCCAGAGCAGGCTCTAAGTTATCAATCAAAACGCCAATGCGTTGATTAGGGTCTCGGAGCTTTTGCCGTAGTCGCTCTAGGTTGACCCCAAAGTCCCGCCCTGGCTCTTCCCCAAAATCTTGCTGAAGCCAGCGCTCCACCTCGCTTTCAATCGAGTTAATATTCTGGATTTCCTTTGCCATCCAGATTTCTAAAACCTTATCAAACCCTTGGGTATCTAAGTACTGGCACGCCAACTTAGTTTTGCCTACTCCTCCTGGCGCATAGATGGTAATGATTTTTGCGTCTTGGTTAACAAGACAAGTTAGTTGAGCGATCGCCCCTTCCCGCCCCACAAAATTCGGGTCTGTAGAGGTAGTGGTTAATGGGGTATGAGGGGCGATCGAGGCGATTTCTAGGCGGTCTTCTACTATTTGCGGGTTTACAGCGATTGACTGGTGTTGGAGCGATCGCTGTTTACGTTCTAAGGCTGCCCGAAAGTTTTTTTTAGTAACCTTCTCACCTAAAACTTTTGTAAGCAGCTTCCACAATTCGTTCCCGGTTTCTTTAATGTGGCTCTCGCTATAACCCAATTGCTCAGCGATCGCCTCGTAAGTTTTACCTGCCCATGCTTGCTTAAATACTTTTCTCTGTAAATCACTAAGGCGATCGCCCGTAATTTGAAAAATCAGCTCGTCTACAAGCTCTAATGCTTCTTCCGCACCCATCAGTCAGCTAGGTATCAATTTTGTATAATTTAACCTAATTTTTTGTGCCATCCCTAAAAATCCTACTTTTTCCTACTAAGGTTTCCACCTATACCTCCAACTTTTTCCACCTGACATTACTTGGCTTAAAGCAGAAGATACGGGCATGGCTCAGGAAGCCTGCATAAAGTGCCATATCTTCGTACCAAGGAGAGTTCACCATGAAAATTGGAAAAGTTGGAAGCTTTTTAAGCTATGTAATAACCTTTCTTCTCGTATTCTGCACTGGTGGAGTAGCTCGCGCAGCTTGGCTCTACACCTCTGATCCCAGTTACGACAGTCTCGCTGGCAATGGTCAAGGTGGAGTGGTTGCAGGCGGAACTCCCTTTGAGATCTTTTTTCTAGGAACTCTATTAGATGAAAACTACTTGTGGATTGGAGTCAATGGCAATCTACCTCTTACAGGTTTAGACACTGGCCCTTCATATAATGGCTTCTCAATTGGTAATGGCAACATCGGCTGGGGAGATATATTTCTCGACTCATCGGGCTTAGGTAATTTCAAGGCCGCGAGTGATGCAGGACGCTTAATTGGTATTCGTGCTATCCCTAACAACGATTCAAAAGCCCCCAAGA is a window encoding:
- a CDS encoding VWA domain-containing protein, which produces MKVNLQPTLNDRHLDATQSSSQRQLAISVSAIPEASDRTVPLNLCLILDHSGSMNGRPLETVKQAAQQLIDQLSPGDRISVVVFDHKAKVLVPNQVIDDPVGIKSKIAQLKAGGGTAIDEGMRLGTEELAKGKKDTVSQAFVLTDGENEHGDNQRCLKLAELATSYNLTFNSLGFGDHWNQDILEKIADAAGGSLSYIQHSDEAVEVFGRLFSRAQAVGLTNAYLQLSLEPNVRLADLKPIAQVAPDTVELPVQQEGGWCTVRLGDLMTDVPRVILANLYVGALPEGQHAIARVQVRYDDPMQGQEGLISEMVPVEAAALSVFQPAIDTEVQHHILALAKYRQTQIAEAKLQQGDRAGAATMLQTAAKTALQMGDQGAATILQTSATRLQSGEELSEADRKKTRIVSKTILQA
- a CDS encoding ATP-dependent Clp protease proteolytic subunit, with protein sequence MNLPIQAVQSPYYGDAFSRTPPPDLPSLLLKERIVYLGMPLVPAVTELIIAELLYLQYEDPEKPIKIYINSTGTSSYNGEPIGFETEAFAICDTMKYIKPPIHTICLGSAMGMAAMLLSAGTKGCRASLPNATIVLHQPKSYARGQATDIQIRAQEVLANKRTMVDILSENTGQSHEKITKDMDRIFYITPQEAVPYGLIDRVLEKEDLAHPPLPAGVI
- a CDS encoding ATP-dependent Clp protease proteolytic subunit; this encodes MPIGVPKVPYRMPGEQFTQWIDIYNRLYRERIIFLGRDVDDEIANQIIAVMLYLDSEDPGKDIYLYINSPGGMVTSGMAIYDTMQHIKSDVVTICVGLAASMGSFLLAAGTKGKRLALPHSRIMIHQPSGGTRGQATDIEIEAREILRIRRQLNQIYADKTGQTLQKIEKDMDRDFFMSAEEAKEYGLVDRVLDDRAS
- a CDS encoding DnaJ domain-containing protein; its protein translation is MNLADCYRLLGLRSGAAFSEIKASYRRLARQYHPDVNPGDQRAKEKFIELTAAYKLLLSNVKTSEGQASQSQGTASNSAAAASPVAKSPPPTPKVTVKQTKSETQVKVTKKQPGVEFSPQLSAVERQLKQAVYEQLQQLLRDQRFPKAVTIVEGLAQRIPQDPEVRQWQAIVYQRLGRHLVSQKQFDKARIYLKKALRTDPHNRSLWAEVERDFRRIEQIL
- a CDS encoding DUF29 domain-containing protein, whose amino-acid sequence is MEELFTLKSLLLNGDISGALAVVEELEEMSRDDKINNIRRFAVVLLLHLIKQQAENRTARSWEISIRNCVREIQTKNKRRKAGGYYLTLEELRMALEEAYPTAIDEASLEVAEGRYEPDELEQMVNRAGTLNRAFGLIAPPELLPSAEQE
- a CDS encoding AAA family ATPase, translated to MGAEEALELVDELIFQITGDRLSDLQRKVFKQAWAGKTYEAIAEQLGYSESHIKETGNELWKLLTKVLGEKVTKKNFRAALERKQRSLQHQSIAVNPQIVEDRLEIASIAPHTPLTTTSTDPNFVGREGAIAQLTCLVNQDAKIITIYAPGGVGKTKLACQYLDTQGFDKVLEIWMAKEIQNINSIESEVERWLQQDFGEEPGRDFGVNLERLRQKLRDPNQRIGVLIDNLEPALDKNGRFIESRRAYVELLRVLSDRGARSLTLITSRERLYDPSIEVRDYRLEGLDEVSWQEFFKGHGIQANFRTLKEMHFAYGGNAKAMQILSRAVQIDFSSDLEIFWQENQADLLLNPTLENLVSEQFDRLQIIDPDAYQLLCRLGCFRYQDVPVVPLNGIFCLMSDVSKTQRRRVVKSLQDRALIESKYSGYCLHPVIKSEAIKRIHTSNAWKIANKKIAEYWEKSTKNIIKPEDGLKQAEAYYHYINIEDYNSASKLILSEGERYSLIGRLRGFGMYSKCLEILRFLSQQSNISNSERQHISGFLADLHSISGESKEAALCYQEAIKIGLILKDKIHFYDCLAALGLLNLKTGEIQSSIELFKRILASHQDLETEALEKNILPLQRIGRKILVSAYSCLSFIYWLSKNSKKSLFYLKLASSQREWMQTQSGSWWELYGNYYFARSLCTHQFLDESKETCLFLYKTARTYSYPLAMGLFFSAVGEISLQRNQLVRAIKRFVKAEQIFREIGAKSDLTEVYFQIGLAYQALGEVEKGAEYRDKAIQLFEEMEAPRQVERVRQAFASSDSTAHN